In Bos mutus isolate GX-2022 chromosome 10, NWIPB_WYAK_1.1, whole genome shotgun sequence, a single window of DNA contains:
- the NDUFAF1 gene encoding complex I intermediate-associated protein 30, mitochondrial, whose product MALVHKLLNGTYILRKCPKPRVASFPFLGTRFADYCSSSFQKPVAAPGKASSQRKTKGNLEEHHQREVALEITSPEDKPEISFDKAIKEEMKDHFRRLKDDIVKYWIGPEGRPLHEVLMEQAKVVWQFRSKEDLDKWTVTSDKVIGGRSEVFLKMGKNNQSALLYGTLSSEAPQDGESGRSGYCAMVSKIPRGPFEMKRSYDWSQFNTLYLRVRGDGRPWMVNIREDTDIIQKKDQMYSYFMFTRGGPYWQEVKIPFSKFFFSNQGRIRDAQYQLLLDKISSIGFTLADKVDGPFFLEIDFIGVFTDPAHTEEFAYENSPELNPRLFK is encoded by the exons atggctTTGGTTCATAAATTGTTGAATGGCACTTATATTCTCAGAAAATGCCCGAAGCCAAGAGTTGCCTCTTTTCCATTTTTGGGGACTCGCTTTGCAGACTATTGTTCCAGTAGTTTTCAGAAACCAGTGGCTGCTCCTGGCAAAGCCTCTTCTCAGAGGAAGACTAAAGGGAATTTGGAAGAACATCACCAGAGAGAAGTTGCTTTGGAAATAACTTCTCCTGAGGACAAGCCTGAAATTAGTTTTGATAAAGcaattaaagaagaaatgaaggaccATTTTAGGCGTTTGAAGGATGATATTGTGAAATATTGGATAGGGCCTGAAGGCCGCCCTCTGCATGAGGTCTTGATGGAACAAGCCAAGGTTGTCTGGCAATTCCGTAGCAAAGAAGATTTGGATAAGTGGACAGTAACTTCTGATAAAGTGATTGGTGGCAGAAGTGAAGTGTTCCTGAAAATGGGCAAGAATAACCAAAGTGCGCTGCTGTATGGAACTCTGAGCTCCGAGGCGCCCCAGGATGGGGAAAGTGGCCGAAGTGGGTACTGTGCTATGGTATCCAAGATTCCAAGG GGCCCTTTTGAAATGAAGAGATCTTACGATTGGTCCCAGTTCAACACTCTGTATCTCCGTGTCCGTGGAGATGGTCGACCTTGGATGGTGAATATCAGGGAGGACACAGATATAATCCAGAAGAAGGATCAGATGTACAGTTACTTCATGTTCACCCGTGGGGGGCCCTACTGGCAGGAGGTCAAG attcctttctccaaatttttcttctctaaccAAGGAAGAATCCGGGATGCCCAGTACCAGCTTCTGCTCGACAAG atttcatCTATTGGATTCACCCTGGCTGATAAAGTGGATGGTCCATTCTTCTTGGAAATagattttattggagtatttacAGATCCGGCCCACACAGAAGAATTTGCCTATGAGAATTCTCCAGAGCTTAATCCAAGACTTTTTAAATAG